A genomic stretch from Verrucomicrobiota bacterium includes:
- a CDS encoding response regulator, with protein sequence MKHDEVEILLVEDNPDDVELAMIAFQRNNLANKLHVVRDGEEALDFFFCRGAYSDRSFDTPPKLVLLDLKLPKVDGLDVLREVKADRRTKSVPIVVMTSSTQQRDMVEGYQLGVNSYIQKPVNFDQFQKLIKDLGFYWLVVNQFPPPGAFAALNNG encoded by the coding sequence ATGAAACACGACGAAGTTGAAATCCTGTTGGTCGAAGACAATCCCGACGACGTGGAACTGGCGATGATCGCGTTCCAGCGGAACAATCTCGCCAACAAACTCCACGTGGTGCGCGACGGCGAGGAGGCGCTGGACTTCTTTTTTTGCCGCGGAGCCTACAGCGACCGCAGCTTCGACACGCCGCCCAAACTGGTATTGCTCGATCTCAAACTGCCCAAGGTGGACGGGCTGGATGTGCTGCGCGAAGTCAAAGCCGATCGCCGCACCAAATCCGTTCCCATCGTGGTGATGACTTCCTCCACGCAGCAAAGGGACATGGTGGAAGGCTATCAACTGGGCGTGAACAGCTACATTCAAAAGCCGGTGAATTTCGACCAGTTTCAAAAACTGATCAAAGACCTGGGTTTCTATTGGCTGGTCGTCAACCAGTTCCCGCCGCCCGGCGCGTTCGCGGCGCTCAACAACGGCTGA
- a CDS encoding GNAT family N-acetyltransferase: MTANTPSQLHVKIHPLTPERWRDFEALFGKSGACAGCWCMWWRLPRAQWTKQKGAGNKTAIRAIVKAGEFPGLLAFVGDQPVGWCALAPRVVYPRLATSRTLKPIDDEPVWSITCFFVARPYRRRGVTVQLLKAAVDFARRNGAKLVEGYPVEPKKVQPDVFVYTGLASAFRKAGFKEVVRRSPSRPIMRCVLSTVGTQRPQ, translated from the coding sequence ATGACAGCGAACACTCCGAGCCAATTGCACGTCAAAATCCATCCGTTGACTCCCGAGCGGTGGCGCGACTTTGAAGCTCTCTTCGGAAAGAGCGGCGCGTGCGCTGGTTGTTGGTGTATGTGGTGGCGGTTGCCGCGAGCACAATGGACAAAGCAGAAGGGCGCAGGAAATAAGACGGCGATTCGAGCAATCGTCAAGGCTGGTGAGTTTCCCGGGTTACTTGCGTTTGTCGGCGACCAGCCGGTTGGCTGGTGCGCCCTCGCGCCGCGCGTAGTTTATCCGCGGCTGGCAACCTCGCGAACGTTGAAGCCAATCGATGACGAACCGGTCTGGTCGATCACCTGCTTTTTCGTCGCGCGACCTTACCGGCGACGTGGCGTAACGGTGCAGTTGCTGAAAGCGGCGGTTGATTTTGCCAGGCGGAACGGCGCCAAACTTGTCGAGGGCTATCCCGTCGAGCCGAAAAAAGTTCAGCCCGACGTGTTTGTTTATACCGGACTGGCCTCGGCCTTTCGCAAGGCGGGGTTCAAAGAAGTTGTGCGGCGTTCGCCCTCGCGTCCCATCATGCGCTGCGTTTTGAGTACGGTTGGCACGCAGCGCCCACAGTGA
- a CDS encoding O-acetyl-ADP-ribose deacetylase has product MLERISIVEGDITKQDVDAIVNAANTSLLGGGGVDGAIHRAAGSELLEECRLLNGCATGSAKITKGYKLAARWVIHTIGPVWRDGGRGEDELLASCYRSCLALAIQHSIRTIAFPSISTGAYRFPLERATAIAVREVKNFLEQNSTVEKVVFVCFGDVACQCYSNALAASAPR; this is encoded by the coding sequence ATGCTGGAGAGAATCTCAATCGTCGAAGGCGACATCACGAAACAAGACGTGGACGCGATTGTGAATGCGGCGAACACGTCGTTGTTGGGTGGCGGCGGTGTGGACGGCGCCATTCATCGGGCCGCGGGGTCGGAGTTGTTGGAGGAATGTCGCTTGTTGAATGGTTGCGCCACCGGCTCGGCGAAGATCACCAAGGGATACAAGCTGGCCGCGCGCTGGGTCATTCACACCATCGGTCCGGTGTGGCGCGATGGGGGGCGCGGCGAAGACGAATTGCTCGCCAGTTGTTATCGGAGTTGCCTGGCCTTGGCCATTCAGCACAGCATTCGCACCATCGCTTTTCCGTCCATCAGCACCGGCGCGTATCGTTTCCCGTTGGAACGTGCGACCGCCATCGCCGTGCGGGAGGTCAAAAACTTTCTGGAGCAGAATTCGACCGTTGAGAAAGTTGTCTTCGTTTGCTTCGGCGACGTCGCCTGCCAATGTTACTCGAACGCCTTGGCGGCTTCTGCGCCGCGCTGA
- a CDS encoding DUF4962 domain-containing protein → MSLLAAAFHVDAATNLSHPRLYFTANDLPALRADRFHGERKFIWRNLAQSADWCLTQTPRADWIAPVTPDPRYENLYDRFYAIMGDLAITEHLAFAYAFSGNEKYGNAARQWVLASCRAWSHEADDKPDGGKAYAVARLLKGVAVGYDIVYDRFTDAERKEIRETLTRIAQKYFTDYFSTPTIAGPGFHTHHAIVEWGSFGVTALALLDETPEAKIWLDVTTKKFEEHLLPTGLADDGAQSEGGTFWASTMHYRLFFIDALRRVTGRDLFQGFAKSMNADLALASVATEKNPGYDEYNSNVVLEPSYGQLDYYAPVLLALAREYRRPIYQRLALWDHSLGHIQHTRYVTPHGEKLLFELGGYAYLWYDPKVTAKANEKKLSYRFPSVDEAYLRASWKPGDLLVGVRKGELVVHAGGQPVLIEPGVTSTSQTNITIQSLEDNGNVAVVHCGSSNEMTLTVELNRRERRLMIRRRSAGDWSWWCQGNPKRDGNALHWGKQVTLTAKSGEIAAFDQIGYVLKLSVGNGLLPLSDPAGQKYPLVTVHPPATGGTVIEVKLQ, encoded by the coding sequence TTGTCTTTGCTGGCCGCGGCTTTCCACGTTGACGCGGCTACGAATTTGAGTCACCCGCGGCTTTATTTTACCGCGAACGATTTGCCGGCATTGCGCGCGGACAGATTCCACGGCGAACGAAAGTTCATCTGGCGCAACCTCGCCCAGTCTGCCGATTGGTGTCTGACCCAAACGCCGCGTGCCGACTGGATCGCACCGGTCACGCCCGATCCGCGCTACGAAAATCTTTACGATCGCTTTTACGCCATCATGGGTGACCTGGCGATCACCGAACATCTGGCGTTCGCGTATGCGTTCAGCGGCAACGAGAAATACGGCAACGCGGCGCGCCAGTGGGTGCTGGCCAGTTGTCGCGCGTGGTCACACGAGGCCGACGACAAACCGGACGGCGGCAAAGCTTACGCCGTCGCGCGTCTATTGAAAGGCGTCGCCGTTGGCTACGACATCGTCTATGACCGTTTCACGGATGCCGAGCGTAAGGAAATCCGGGAAACTCTCACCCGCATCGCGCAAAAATATTTCACTGATTATTTCAGCACACCCACGATTGCCGGGCCGGGCTTTCACACGCATCACGCCATCGTGGAATGGGGATCATTCGGGGTCACGGCGCTGGCGCTGCTGGATGAAACGCCAGAAGCCAAAATCTGGCTCGATGTGACGACCAAAAAGTTCGAGGAACACCTGTTGCCCACCGGTCTTGCCGACGACGGCGCACAGTCCGAAGGCGGAACATTCTGGGCATCCACGATGCATTACCGCTTGTTTTTCATAGACGCCTTGCGCCGTGTCACTGGGCGCGACCTATTCCAAGGATTTGCCAAGAGCATGAACGCGGATCTGGCTTTGGCGTCCGTTGCCACGGAAAAGAATCCCGGTTACGATGAATACAATAGCAACGTGGTCCTGGAACCGTCCTACGGCCAGCTTGATTATTACGCGCCGGTGCTGCTGGCGCTCGCGCGGGAATATCGCCGGCCAATTTACCAACGTCTCGCGCTTTGGGATCATTCGCTTGGCCACATTCAACACACGCGTTACGTCACGCCGCATGGCGAGAAACTTTTATTCGAGTTGGGCGGTTACGCGTATCTCTGGTACGACCCGAAGGTGACGGCCAAAGCGAACGAGAAAAAACTTTCCTATCGCTTTCCATCGGTGGACGAGGCGTATCTGCGCGCGTCATGGAAGCCGGGCGATTTGCTGGTCGGTGTCCGCAAAGGCGAACTCGTTGTGCACGCCGGCGGGCAGCCAGTTCTGATCGAACCCGGTGTTACTTCTACGAGCCAAACCAACATCACCATCCAAAGTCTGGAAGACAACGGTAACGTCGCCGTCGTCCACTGTGGCAGCTCAAATGAGATGACGCTCACCGTCGAACTGAATCGCCGCGAGCGTCGCCTCATGATCCGGCGACGTAGTGCTGGTGATTGGTCCTGGTGGTGTCAGGGAAATCCCAAGCGCGACGGCAATGCGTTACACTGGGGAAAGCAGGTCACGCTCACGGCGAAGTCTGGCGAGATTGCAGCGTTTGATCAAATCGGTTATGTGCTGAAGCTCTCGGTGGGCAACGGATTGCTGCCGCTGTCGGATCCAGCCGGCCAAAAATATCCGCTCGTCACCGTTCACCCGCCTGCGACCGGCGGCACAGTCATTGAAGTGAAATTGCAATGA
- a CDS encoding PAS domain-containing protein yields MTFRDVPIKRKLTAVIMLTSTIVLLLTCAAFATYELITFRKAMKRNLATLAQVIAANSTGAITFDDPKLARETLAALKVEPHIVAAALYRPNGMLFAKFPAGQPDESFPPRPGPDGPRFREGSLIFFEPVLKEGERLGTLYLNSNLEELHGLMRLYGGIVVLVMASSFLIAFALSTALQKGISEPILELASTAKTVSDRKDYSVRAKKYGRDELGQLTDSFNNMLSLIHERDASLREGAERLRLALEAAQTGTWDWNMITKKLSWDEYMYPQFGLRRNEFDGTYEGFLKHVHPDNREQVNRAIALAVDQKREFNLEFRVLWPDATVHDIAARGKAFYDDQGQAVRMAGVSLDVTQRRRAEEEIRRLNAELEQRVQERTAELAATNKELEAFTYSVAHDLRAPLRHVDAYSQVVQDVFAPQLPAEAQKYLGRIRHGVQNMGLLVDDLLNLARVGRQELNRTVTGLNTIVEEVVAELKPETRHRQIEWQIGQLPYVECDPGLIKQVFANLLSNAVKYTRPREKAVIQIGQTTANGQTAIFVRDNGVGFSMKYVDKIFGVFQRLHRPEDFEGTGVGLATVDRIIRKHGGRVWPEAELDKGATFYFTLQAAADEATGNRLPLQVQ; encoded by the coding sequence ATGACGTTTCGGGACGTGCCCATCAAGCGGAAGTTGACCGCGGTCATCATGTTGACCAGCACCATTGTCTTGCTGTTGACCTGCGCGGCGTTTGCCACTTATGAGCTGATCACGTTTCGCAAGGCAATGAAGCGAAATCTGGCGACGCTGGCGCAGGTGATTGCGGCGAACAGCACTGGCGCGATCACTTTTGATGACCCAAAGCTTGCGCGAGAAACGCTGGCCGCGCTGAAGGTCGAGCCGCACATCGTGGCGGCGGCGCTTTATCGTCCGAACGGAATGCTTTTCGCCAAGTTTCCGGCCGGGCAACCCGACGAGTCGTTCCCACCGCGCCCCGGGCCTGACGGCCCGCGCTTCCGGGAAGGCAGCCTGATTTTTTTTGAGCCCGTGCTGAAGGAGGGTGAGCGCTTGGGGACGCTTTATCTCAACTCGAATCTGGAGGAGTTGCATGGTTTAATGCGGCTTTACGGCGGCATTGTGGTGCTGGTGATGGCCAGTTCATTTCTGATTGCCTTCGCCCTTTCGACCGCGTTGCAGAAAGGCATTTCCGAACCGATTCTGGAACTGGCCAGCACCGCCAAAACCGTGTCGGACCGCAAGGACTATTCCGTACGGGCCAAAAAATATGGGCGCGATGAGTTGGGCCAATTGACCGATTCGTTCAACAACATGCTCAGTTTGATTCACGAGCGCGACGCTTCCCTGCGCGAAGGCGCCGAGCGACTGCGCCTGGCGCTCGAAGCGGCGCAAACCGGCACCTGGGACTGGAACATGATCACGAAGAAGCTGAGTTGGGACGAATACATGTATCCTCAGTTCGGTCTCCGCCGGAACGAATTCGACGGCACCTACGAAGGATTTCTGAAACACGTTCACCCAGACAACCGGGAACAGGTCAATCGCGCGATCGCGCTGGCGGTGGACCAGAAACGGGAGTTTAACCTGGAGTTCCGGGTCCTCTGGCCGGACGCCACCGTTCATGACATCGCCGCGCGCGGCAAAGCATTTTACGATGATCAGGGCCAGGCGGTGCGCATGGCTGGCGTGAGCCTGGACGTGACCCAACGGCGCCGGGCGGAGGAGGAGATTCGCCGGTTGAATGCCGAACTCGAACAGCGCGTCCAGGAGCGCACCGCGGAACTGGCGGCCACCAACAAGGAGTTGGAAGCATTCACCTACTCGGTCGCCCATGATCTGCGGGCGCCGCTGCGGCACGTCGATGCCTATTCGCAGGTGGTGCAGGATGTGTTTGCGCCTCAGTTGCCGGCCGAGGCCCAGAAATATTTGGGCCGCATCCGGCACGGCGTCCAGAACATGGGATTGCTGGTGGATGATCTGCTCAACCTGGCGCGCGTCGGCAGGCAGGAACTCAACCGGACTGTGACAGGATTGAACACCATTGTTGAAGAAGTCGTGGCGGAATTAAAACCGGAGACGCGCCATCGCCAGATCGAATGGCAGATCGGCCAGCTTCCCTACGTGGAATGCGACCCCGGACTCATCAAACAAGTCTTCGCCAACCTCCTTTCCAACGCCGTCAAATACACCCGGCCCCGTGAGAAGGCCGTCATCCAGATCGGGCAGACGACGGCCAATGGTCAAACCGCCATTTTCGTCCGCGACAACGGTGTCGGCTTCAGCATGAAGTATGTCGATAAAATATTTGGTGTCTTCCAGCGGCTGCATCGCCCGGAGGATTTTGAGGGGACGGGCGTGGGGCTGGCCACGGTGGACCGCATCATCCGCAAACACGGCGGGCGCGTCTGGCCGGAAGCAGAACTGGACAAAGGCGCCACTTTCTATTTCACTTTGCAGGCAGCGGCAGATGAAGCCACGGGGAACCGTCTGCCCCTGCAAGTTCAATGA
- a CDS encoding TIM barrel protein — protein MTTKKSTVIPVANAPCSWGVLEFDLPGAALGFAQVLDEIHETGYAGTELGDWGFMPTEPVALKRELNVRGLALLGAFVPVAFAEESAHADGAARAVKTARLMADAVGTLPFIVLADDNGKDATRTKLAGRIKPQHSLSPAKWDTFSRGVNRVAEAVRRQTGLRSVFHHHCAGFVETPWEIEQLMKSTDPKLVGLCFDTGHYRFGGGGDPLLAYRQFKDRIWHVHFKDCSPQTHEQARKNEWNYFESLKHGIFCELGKGDVDFKTFAAELQREKYPGWIVVEQDVLPGMGAPKEFARRNREFLRSCNL, from the coding sequence ATGACGACAAAAAAATCAACCGTCATCCCAGTCGCCAACGCACCCTGTTCCTGGGGCGTGCTCGAATTCGATTTGCCGGGCGCCGCGCTCGGCTTCGCCCAGGTTCTGGATGAAATCCACGAAACCGGTTACGCCGGCACCGAGTTGGGGGATTGGGGTTTCATGCCGACCGAGCCGGTGGCACTGAAGCGCGAGTTGAATGTGAGGGGACTGGCGTTGCTCGGCGCGTTTGTGCCCGTGGCGTTCGCGGAGGAATCCGCCCACGCGGACGGAGCAGCGCGCGCCGTCAAAACCGCGCGCTTGATGGCCGATGCCGTGGGCACACTTCCGTTTATTGTCCTCGCTGACGACAACGGCAAGGACGCGACGCGCACCAAACTTGCCGGCCGCATCAAGCCGCAACACAGCCTGTCGCCGGCGAAATGGGACACATTCAGCCGGGGCGTGAACCGCGTCGCTGAAGCGGTGCGGCGCCAGACCGGATTGCGCAGCGTGTTCCATCATCACTGCGCCGGTTTTGTCGAGACGCCGTGGGAGATCGAGCAACTGATGAAATCGACCGACCCGAAACTCGTCGGGCTTTGTTTCGACACGGGACACTATCGATTCGGCGGCGGTGGCGACCCGCTTCTGGCTTACCGGCAGTTCAAGGACCGCATCTGGCACGTGCACTTCAAGGATTGCAGTCCCCAGACGCATGAACAGGCGCGCAAAAATGAGTGGAATTATTTTGAATCGCTCAAGCACGGCATCTTTTGCGAACTCGGCAAAGGCGACGTCGACTTCAAGACCTTTGCTGCTGAATTGCAGAGGGAGAAGTATCCGGGCTGGATCGTCGTCGAACAAGACGTGTTGCCCGGCATGGGTGCGCCCAAGGAATTCGCGCGGCGCAACCGCGAGTTTCTGCGAAGCTGCAATCTCTAA
- the iolG gene encoding inositol 2-dehydrogenase, with product MKTINVGLIGAGRIGKLHAENLATRIPGARLAGVADVNLAAAQTVASQFHVQLVTVDYRQLLESPDIEAIAICSATDTHAQIIQEAAARGKHIFCEKPIDLDLKRIQQALNAVSKTRVKFQIGFNRRFDPSFARARELVAAGKIGTPHLVRITSRDPAPPPISYVKVSGGIFLDMTIHDFDMVRFLSGSEIEELFAVGDALVDPEIGRAGDIDTCIVTMRLKKGALATIDNSRKAVYGYDQRVEVFGSAGMVAVSNRTPDNHLLLDAESVTSAKPQYFFLERYQEAFVAELHQFVNCIRSDTAPSVSAEDGRMAVVLGLAANKSLQENRPVKVSEVG from the coding sequence ATCAAGACCATCAACGTCGGACTCATCGGCGCGGGAAGAATCGGCAAACTCCACGCGGAGAACCTCGCCACGCGTATCCCCGGTGCGCGCCTGGCCGGAGTGGCGGATGTCAATCTCGCGGCGGCCCAGACGGTGGCCAGCCAGTTCCACGTTCAGCTTGTCACCGTCGATTACCGCCAATTGCTCGAGTCGCCCGACATCGAAGCCATCGCGATTTGTTCGGCGACCGACACTCATGCCCAAATCATTCAAGAGGCCGCCGCGCGCGGGAAGCACATCTTTTGCGAAAAGCCCATCGACCTTGATTTGAAGCGCATCCAACAAGCGCTCAATGCGGTCAGCAAAACCAGAGTCAAATTCCAAATTGGTTTCAACCGCCGCTTCGACCCCAGTTTTGCCAGGGCGCGCGAGCTGGTTGCCGCCGGCAAGATTGGCACACCGCATCTGGTGCGCATCACCAGTCGTGATCCCGCGCCGCCGCCGATTTCGTATGTGAAAGTCTCCGGAGGCATCTTTCTCGATATGACGATTCACGACTTCGACATGGTGCGCTTTCTGAGCGGCAGCGAGATTGAGGAACTTTTTGCAGTGGGCGACGCTTTGGTGGATCCGGAAATCGGTCGCGCGGGCGACATCGACACTTGCATCGTGACGATGCGCTTGAAAAAGGGCGCTTTGGCGACGATCGATAACAGTCGCAAAGCCGTTTATGGGTACGACCAACGTGTAGAGGTTTTCGGCTCGGCGGGAATGGTGGCAGTCTCGAACCGCACGCCTGACAATCACTTACTTCTCGACGCAGAGAGCGTAACCTCGGCCAAGCCGCAATACTTTTTCCTGGAGCGATACCAGGAAGCCTTTGTCGCCGAGCTGCATCAATTTGTGAATTGTATTCGCAGCGATACCGCCCCTTCGGTCAGCGCCGAGGATGGACGCATGGCCGTCGTGTTGGGTCTGGCTGCGAACAAATCTTTGCAGGAAAACCGACCGGTGAAGGTGAGTGAAGTCGGCTAG